TACATTGATGTCATAAATACTGTTCATGGAGACTTGCAAAGTGGCCATTGCCTTCTCCACCTTCTTTCGTATGCCTGGTCCCGGAATCGAAACATAGGAAGGATTTAACACACACACAAAACAGTAAAAACTTGTTTTTTATTTCATTGCATTTTCTTCAAGAACAGGGCAGAGCAATTCACAGAGCTATCATAAGAAAATAGTGTCCAAAGAAGTTCAGTTAAACAGAAAACATACGCTCTTCTTGCTCATCGGCCATCAGTCTCTGCATATCATTCCCGGTGAAACTCGCAGTCTCAATGCCACCCTTAGCCCACTCGCAGCATTTCACCCAGTCCCCGTCGCTCAGAGAGCTCGGTTTCGCAACGCCCTTCAACCCCTGCACGCTCACTGCtgctgctgcggcggcggccttcccggcggcgccggccggcggAGCTTTGCCGGCTCTGCCGAGGTCTCCCAGGGCTCTCCGCCCCGCCCTCGCGGCAGGCCCGCGCGCCACCCCGGCCTTCTTCCCATCAACGCCTGGCCAAACAACGGCAGGGACGCGCAACGGGTCAGCGCAGGGAGAGAGTTCGATGCGGATTCGGCGAGGTGGACAGGAGGTGGGTTGATTACCTCGGAAGATGGGCAAGTTCTCGTTTTGCACGAGGACTGGAGCCCGCGGAGCCTGCATTTCCTCGGACGGTCCGGCGGCGTCGCTGGATCGCGCTTGCTTGCTCGAGCAGTTATACTCCCACCGAGATGCGAAGCTGGAACTGCCGGCGGGGGTAGAACTAGAACCCTGGAAATCGCAGGAATTGGCGCGCGCTGCGCAAAAACCCTAGCCCGACCTTGGATTTTGGAGGCTCGCCCGGAGGAAACCGAGGAAGTGGAGTGGAAGAAGGCTCGCTGGGGAAGGAGGGGGAGTGGGGAAACGGGGAGGGGCAGGAGGAAGGCTGAACGCAACAGATGACGCGAACCACAGGGGAAAGCGTAAacgaattttttttaaaaatcttctcctctttttctttttctttttcttttttgcgggTGCTATTTTCTTCTCCTTGAAATTAAACCCAATAAGCGAATCAACCTGTGGTTGAGATGGTTAGGTGGACAGTGGTATCCCCAACCCACCAGGGTCCAAATCTtggtgctcgcattattcctggatttatttcagaatttccggcgatgcgctttcagtgggaggagacgttcccgtcgacgacgaggcgcctatggtggcttcgtaaatctcaagatgatatgccggctcagtctctcggaggtgctcataggggtagggtatacgtgtgtgcgttcataggggtgagtgtatgcgcgtatatatgagcgcttgtgttTGTACCGATGCTCAAAAAAAAGAAATTAAACCCAATAAGTAAGGGGCGTGATCGGACAGTCGGGGAGACGGTCGACGCGCGTGTTAAATCTGCCGGCTGATGTAAAGCGTTTTCCAATAAGTAAGAGCAAAAAAAAAAAGGTGATGCTAATTTTTCTTTCCCGAGGAGCTATAAGATGTACACGCCACTTATTTTAGGATGGAGGGTGTACATTTAAGTTTTGGTCAAATGATTAATAGTATAAAATAATCCCCTCCATTTATGGGTATACAAGTTCATTGACTTGCCATTCCATGAAACTTTTGGTACCTGGCATTTTAGTTGTTTTTTAGAACTCAGTTTAATTTGTTTTGGCAAAACTAAGGTGGATAAATAAATTCCCATACTGTAGCAGTTCGTTGTTTTACTTTGTTCGGTCAAGATATAGCATTGTAGACATATCAAATTTGTTAAGTGAATTCCATTTCTATGCTGAATGATCGCTCGGTCGTGGTATAACAACGATGCTACAGGTTGTAAGTCTTTCTTAGAAATCATAATGGCGAAACTCAAATAAGCTATTAACACATATTTGCTCATTTTGTATTGACTTTCATGCATTCCCTTGATGCTTATTAAGAAAGTATGTTTACTTGAATACTATATAAATGTTATATTGTGATTTCACTTTCATAGAGTTTCACAAAACAACATGGGCAGTCTAGTGCCACATGGGTAAAGTTATCTCTGAGAATGGCATTGAGACAAAATTCCATCTGGATCGTTGGCCTCCTTTAGATCAAAAGCCCACCCCGATGAGTTCCCACCCAAGAAATGAAAGCATGACGCTCTATGAGTGGCTTGGCTCCACCCTATCCTCGTTGGTCACTACAGTGCTTCCTCGAGGATGACCGAAGTCGGGTGTTGTAGAGACGCCCTTATATGCAACTTCGTCCGTCATCCCCTTTTGGCGATGTTGTCAATGATGCTCTGCCATTAGGTGGAGTCGAGGAGAGTCCTACTTTCTCACTCTCTTGTTCTTTTCCATAATAACGTGGTATGTGTATCCAATACCCATTGCTGGTTTCAGTGTTATTTTCTTATGATTTATGAATCGTAAATAGCACCAATGTCTACTTATTACTCTTTGTCCTTGCAAATGCTCGAATAACTTACTATGGCTTATATTTTGATGCATTGCATTTTACTCAAGTTAGCACCCAGCGGCAGGATTTACACCGAGAGATAGATGATCCTAAGTCTAGTTTGTAAAATCACCGGTGCTTATACTTATACACTTGCCGAGCAAACATGACAAAGGAAGGCATATTATGCTTATTAATTCTTTCTGTTGCAATTGTATTTTGATAGTTTAAGTTGTATTGTATTCATCTTGGAATTAATATATTTTCAAGACAAGAAACAAAATAGTGGAGTTCAGAAGAACATCATAAACGGAAAATAGTGTACAAGGAGTGCAACATGATACCTATTTAATGTGCTTGGTGGCTCTCGCCTTCTTAtcgtagttcgtttgctagaatACATTCGATTTAATTTTTATGTGTTAATCCATCTTAGTTATTCAAGAACTCAACACTCCTGCATTGTGTTTTAGAAAGAATGGACTTTGAAGCCCATACCTCCCCCATTGAATTATATGACATAAAGTTGTATAATAGTATATGGGCAATTTTTAACTTGCTCTTCTCTTGCAGATTTCTTGAGCAGCAGATATAACTTGTTAAATTTTCATGACGTCATATTTCAAAATAATACATATATTGGTTTCCTTGTTAAGGTATGACTAATGTATAGTTCTTTCTTTACAATATTGGTAAAATCCATTTTGTTGCATTTTCTTTGGTCTACTGTGGAAACAGAGCGACGCGATCATGTAGTTCAAATAAAATGGGTGGGGCAAGGGGATACTTCCAACAATTTATTAACTATGTTAATTATTGCCATATGGGTGTCTACTATTGTATTTTTAAAAGTTAATTCCCCTATGTTTTACTCTGATTTGTTTTCTTTTTTAATCAATGAGAAATGTAGTGTGGAATCTAAACCCAATATATGCAGCCAAAAACTTACGGCTTGATTGATGTGGAAATATGAAGGTCTTAATTCTAGCTTGAGCACATTATCTCACTGACTCAAATCAACATTTTTTTATTTCGTTTATGCATTATGTTACTATTTACATGTTCCAAGTTCAGAGGATGTGCATTAATAGATAATCAAATATCTTTGTTGTTGAATTGTGTGGATTGCTCTCCATCACATTCCTTCATGGCATACATTTATAGGAGGCAAAACATTTGGTTTTTGATAATGCTTATTCCTAACCAACAAGCAAGTATATCATGGTGTTGATACTACAACAACCATTGTTGCCCAAGAGCTTTAGTGCAATGGCCTAGAAAACTATTAGGATGGCGTAGAAGCAAAAGGGTGTCAAGATTGCAAGTGTGATGTTTATTTTTGCACGCTATTGTGGCCTAATTAGAATGGAATCGGATGGAGTAGTTTTAGATAAAGTTGTAGTTTATTGCAGTTAATGCTTCTGTTCTTGTATGCAAATTTGGTTGGTCCTACTATCTTATCTTATATCATCTATTGGCAAATATCTAGTCCCCACTACTAGATTTCTCTCCACGTGTGTGCTTCCACATCATCTCAATTATCTGTAACCGTTGGATCGATTTTTTGACATCCTCAAGTCATGCATGTACTCATAACTTACAATTTGCATTAATATATCCATGTAAAccatgccacatcatcaagtcATGCATGTATTTTTACCAGGAGACTAAATTCATGCATGACATTCGCAAGTTAAAATTTTATGATGATTTTTGTATGGTCATGGACGGTATATGTGTTGGACGCTTGGAGCAAAAATATAAGCTCATGTTGCACATTTTGTTAATGATTGCATTGTGTTAAGTTCAATCAAATTTTTTCTCTTCTCACCCATTATTTCATCACATACTTCATAGGTTTTATTGTTTCTAAAACATAAAAAGAGAACGCTCTGACATTTACTTTTCATAAGTTTTAGTTGTTTTATATACCTATTTACGCTTTTTTTAACACGGTTCCCCGGGCAACACGCATGGTGTCATCTAGTATATATCCATAAATAGTTGCAACCTATTATATAATTTTCCTATTCATTTAGTCATGCCACATCAGCAAGTCACGCATATTAGTTGTATGTTATATATTTTTGGTTTAATCTATCCATGCAACATCGACACATCAATAAATCATGCATGACACTCCTAAGTTTTTTTTTCATCAATTGTGTTGTCGTGGATGATATATGTGCTGGTTGCTTGGAGCATACCTATGTAGTTCATTCTTCAcatttttcttaaaaaaaatatcATTTCGTTATCTTCAATAGAaatattttattttcttatacgtCATTTTGTTACATATGTCATATGTTctattttttaaataaaaattGAGAATACTCTTATATTTTCTTTTGCATTAGTTTTAATTGTTTTGAGCACCGGTTTATGCATTTCTTTTAGCAAGATTCTCGCATCAACATGTGAGCTATTATCTAGTTTAGTATGCATTCCTTCTATTCCAAAGAAAGGCATTTCTTAATCCTTCATATAAATTGATTAGTAACAAATTGACTAAATGTATTTCGGATTATACATGAAAGACGTTGATGGACAATACCACCATATGGTGGTCTCATGTGAGAAAATTATTAAGTACTCCCATGCGGCCTAATATCTAAAAAGGTCAAATTTTCCTATTTTCATGATAGCAAGATAGTTTGTCCTTCAAGCCAAAAGATTGGTTGGCTAGCATGATCAATTCATTCAACTGGGATAGGCATGTTAGATACTCTTTCTGAAGTGAAAATATGTATACCCTTAGTTGAGCTTCCACGATGTGATACTAAATTACTAATGCTATTTTATTCTCCAATTTGGAACTAGTCACACTATTAATTAATATATGCACGTCTTATATATTTGGTAAAAAAAACTACTGCGATTTCATCCAACTAGTATGTATTGCACTTTTATTTTTACTAGttgaatgcccgtgcgttgccacggccAACAAATTAATCTATGGCTAGCTTTGCGCTACAACTCTTTGGTCATCGCGCTGTCGCTTTGCTATGTTGTCACCCCTGCTTCGAATCTGCCATATTTTCTCCAAGACCACCAAACTACCAATGCTATTCCCAGCCCCACTCCAAATTTGCATGAGTTTCTTCCAAGTATGCCAAATTGCCAAAGTCATTCCCAATGTCACTAACTTCAGATGGCCTGCAACCTCACGCCACAAAATTCGAGTAATTCAATTGATACCCAATTATGTTTTTTGCAATGTTATACATCAGAAACCCAAAGGAGCCTATTTTTTCTAAACATTGCATGAGAGGTCATAGTTCCACTTGTATGAACACTCCTACCCCGGGATTAAAATCACCCGTATAAAAGAATGTAACACACAATTTATTATCCTAACAAAATAATTTATTGCTCTATCACTAATAAGTCTCTAACATGGCCAAAGAACGCTCTAGTTACACCAAGGCCACCTACATAGCATAGCCTTCATCTTGGCCCTCCCTTCTCCCTAGCACTTAATCCATTCTTTGGAAGCCAGTGTGTTCGTACCACTAACTAAGGGTTGGTTTTCGATTATGCAGATAAAATGGTTACAAGAAGAAAGCTTTATAAATATTATATGTAACGCAATTTACAAGGATCAGTCATCATAAAGCATGAAAAATGTGATTGTTTGATGTATTAAGCAGGGCCCATTAGACCTAACAGAAGGACATCCGTGCATAGTCCAAATCCGTGCACAGTCCAAAATGATCACCCCGGTTCATCCGGTGCACCTCCATTGACGTCTGAAGTTCAACAATTCACTTATTTTTGTTAGGTTGTAAAAACGATAGCATGCTAATAAGATAATCTCAAGGAAATTACTGTAACACAACATAGGTCAAGATTTGTAGTAAATTTTATGGTAATCAAGCCATATGGCGAGAATTGTCCACTTTGAACGCTTCATTTCCATTTGGAGTATCAGTACATCCAGTAATGGCGAGAAGCAATAGCTGATGAAATGCATATCACTGAACAGGACAAAAAAATCACTTGTGTTAATCTGGCTAATCTTTAACTGGCAGTGGGTACTCTTGGTTTTCTTATGTTCTGGTTAACAAAGAGCAGTCAAAAATGCATGTGTGCTGAGAAGTTAAATTTACTCTTTTGATATTCCCAAAAGAATGATATCATATTGTATCATAATTCTAACTCTATATTCGAATTAAGGAATCAGGCACAGAACCACACCAACAAAACTATAAGCAAAGGTGAAGTTTCTATTACCAAACAAGACATCAAGTATTACATAAGTCTTCCAATGAAGAAAATAAAACAGTCTGCAGCAGGTACAACCTATAAATCAAGGAGATGTTGTTAACAATTAatggaaaagaaaaaaatatggTATCAACTCAAACTAATCCAATTCTCAGGAATAACACATGCCACTTCCATGGTGGCAAGTGTACTTTGTAAAATAGAAAAAAGGGGAATATATTGAAATAGACTCTTGTGATATGGGCAGGAGGAGCATGTAAAATTGAACCTACAACAATTTGCATCACATTTATATGACATGGTGTACCAAAGGGAGTATAAAATTAATTCAAAAGGTATTTTTCAGTATTCTTTTGATTAAATTAAAGTTCCAGAAGTTGAGCTTAGTGATGCTTGCAATGAATAAGAGTATCCCCCGGAATTTGTGTTCACTTCAAAGCAAAGGGAGGATATCACTTCTTAATTAACGGATTGCTACATAATAAAGTTACTACAGCTCTTAAGAAATTTTAGTACACTCAGAAGCCACTTCTTATATTCAGTAGAATGAATGTAAGTTTCAATTGTAACCCATATCAACTGTTCGCACACTTAAAATCCCAGGTTAAATGTTACAGTCCAAACATAGTACGCAAAATATAAAATCACGGAACCACTTCGAAATATATAAATGAAGCTAAATTCTAGGATTAGATTACCACTATGCAGATTGTGTTTTTGCTACTGATTTCCATTTAATTGTGCTCCAAGATGAGTGCCAACCTGCATGAAAAAGCGCAAGCAGTTTAGTGTACAATTTCTAAGGAACACTTCTTACAACTCCTTTTGGTCTAAAGTTTAGCATTGCTAATTCCTGTCAGAACACTAAAACCAGGCTAGAGATACCAAACAGCAGAAAGGGCCAACAAAAGGCAGCTCACCCAGGTTGCCACCACATGTGGTGAACCCAATCCAACCCCTTGAGCCCAGCAGTCCTCACGGTCTTCTCAAATCAGTAGACTGCTCGGCGCATGGCAGCAGGGCTGTCGGCCAGCACAACTCAGTCATCATGGCCGTGGTTATTGACGCCAAGGTACTGTACGGACAACTTGTCGATGAACACGGATGCAAAAGGACTAAGCTGTTCGCAATGTCGAGCTCGGATAGCATGGGCTCCGAGTACAACACTGTTGCGGCGGCCGCTGCCACCAAGCTCATCGTGTCCACCATCGTCGTCACTGGCACTGATTTTAACGTCGCCTCCTTCTGGTACCCCACCTCTCGCCAATCTAACATATGG
The Aegilops tauschii subsp. strangulata cultivar AL8/78 chromosome 3, Aet v6.0, whole genome shotgun sequence genome window above contains:
- the LOC109767944 gene encoding uncharacterized protein — its product is MQAPRAPVLVQNENLPIFRGVDGKKAGVARGPAARAGRRALGDLGRAGKAPPAGAAGKAAAAAAAVSVQGLKGVAKPSSLSDGDWVKCCEWAKGGIETASFTGNDMQRLMADEQEERIRKKVEKAMATLQVSMNSIYDINVPSKISLDDPDDETTLELDPEFLPPTAYLSSRLGEHDGNYLLSDLEFEHDPFSGCNFDLKLKDDY